One region of Mycolicibacterium rhodesiae NBB3 genomic DNA includes:
- a CDS encoding alpha/beta hydrolase family protein: MAERVSFPSTTGPILAGLVDLPENELRGWAVFAHGFTLGKDSPAASRICKQLAAEGIGVLRFDNLGLGDSEGDWGDGSFSHKVADTVRAVEFMNDSDREVRLLVGHSFGGSAVIAAAHDCPSVAAVASIGAPYEPGHVEKNYDALVARIEAEGEAPFLAGGKALTLKRHFIEDVRTADLREQIRTLRRALLVMHSPTDNTVGIANASEIFRAARHPRSFVSLEGADHLLTGKNQAARAARIISAWADPYL, translated from the coding sequence GTGGCCGAGCGCGTCAGTTTTCCCAGCACCACGGGTCCGATCCTGGCTGGGCTGGTCGACCTTCCCGAGAACGAGCTTCGCGGATGGGCCGTCTTCGCCCACGGCTTCACACTCGGCAAGGACAGTCCCGCCGCCAGCCGGATCTGCAAGCAGCTGGCCGCCGAGGGCATCGGGGTACTGCGCTTCGACAACCTCGGCCTCGGTGACTCCGAGGGGGACTGGGGCGACGGGTCCTTCTCGCACAAGGTCGCCGACACCGTGCGGGCGGTCGAGTTCATGAACGACTCGGACCGGGAGGTGCGACTGCTCGTCGGACACTCCTTCGGCGGCTCCGCGGTGATCGCGGCCGCCCACGACTGCCCGAGTGTGGCGGCGGTCGCCAGTATCGGGGCGCCGTACGAACCCGGTCACGTCGAAAAAAACTACGACGCGCTCGTGGCACGCATCGAGGCCGAGGGCGAGGCGCCGTTCCTCGCGGGCGGTAAGGCGCTCACGCTCAAGCGGCACTTCATCGAAGACGTGCGGACTGCCGACCTTCGTGAGCAGATCCGGACCCTGCGGCGGGCCCTACTCGTCATGCATTCGCCCACCGACAACACCGTGGGCATCGCCAATGCCAGCGAGATCTTCCGCGCGGCGCGACATCCGCGCAGCTTCGTATCGCTCGAAGGTGCGGACCATCTGCTCACCGGTAAGAACCAGGCAGCGCGAGCCGCCAGGATCATCAGCGCCTGGGCCGACCCCTACTTGTGA
- a CDS encoding endonuclease/exonuclease/phosphatase family protein → MRLLPRRGGVAVRRFDTAAGQWLNADGGTTVDRDELTVATFNIWFDDYHAEQRYRAIAELFSERRPDVVVLQEVTPMALRMFIDRRWVRDEYLRVSVVGGDTGNYGMLMLSRVPVARATYSRLPTRQSRGFLEAELSVDGARMNVCCVHLDSGKSSARLRGWQLRRIFRSQKTAEDAVVLGDFNMRDTENGRIIAPYCDVWPALRPEDPGFTEDTSINHMRYDARNKKRHVRFDRVLLKGTRWRAADIELLGTEPISPDLPRVFPSDHFGVACRLVRHR, encoded by the coding sequence GTGAGGCTACTTCCGCGACGGGGCGGTGTCGCCGTACGGCGGTTCGACACCGCAGCGGGTCAGTGGCTGAATGCGGATGGTGGCACCACCGTCGATCGCGACGAGTTGACGGTCGCGACGTTCAACATCTGGTTCGACGACTATCACGCCGAGCAGCGGTATCGTGCGATCGCCGAACTGTTCAGTGAGCGTCGGCCGGATGTCGTTGTCCTGCAGGAAGTCACACCCATGGCGCTGCGGATGTTCATCGACCGACGGTGGGTTCGCGACGAATATCTGCGGGTTTCGGTGGTCGGCGGCGATACCGGCAACTACGGAATGCTGATGCTGTCGCGGGTGCCCGTCGCTCGGGCTACCTACAGCCGTCTGCCGACACGGCAGTCGCGGGGATTCCTGGAAGCCGAGCTCTCCGTCGACGGCGCCCGAATGAACGTCTGCTGTGTCCATCTCGACAGCGGAAAGTCCTCGGCGCGACTGCGAGGTTGGCAGCTGCGCCGGATATTCCGCTCGCAGAAGACGGCAGAAGATGCCGTGGTGCTCGGCGATTTCAACATGCGTGACACCGAGAACGGACGGATCATCGCGCCGTATTGCGACGTGTGGCCGGCGCTGCGGCCGGAGGATCCCGGGTTCACCGAGGACACGTCGATCAATCACATGCGCTACGACGCGAGGAACAAGAAGAGGCACGTGCGATTCGATCGCGTGCTGCTCAAGGGGACTCGTTGGCGCGCAGCGGATATCGAGCTGCTCGGGACGGAGCCGATCTCGCCCGACCTCCCGCGCGTGTTTCCCTCCGACCACTTCGGCGTCGCGTGCCGCCTCGTCAGACACCGGTGA
- a CDS encoding flavin monoamine oxidase family protein, whose product MTIPPNVDAVVVGAGFAGLAAARELTKRGRDVVVLEGRDRVGGRSSTATIAGVPVDLGGTFVGPTQDAVVALAAELGCDTVPTHSRGKNLIRWRGKVRAYRSTIPRLSILELLDVSRIQWRFERVCRRVPVDKPWTSPIAETLDSKTLDQWLRYVHASAGTRDLMTIMARVTWGCEPDAVSMLHAVRYVKAAGGLGRMLDVEGGAQQDRFPGGTQQIAVRMAQELGPRVVLDAVVRSIERHSDGTLAVTSDKGTVTARAVIVAIPPEHRAGITFLPELPPEYGKLAQHWPQGNLSKAYVAYETPFWRANGCSGEALSDEGPVFITFDVSPSDDGPGILLGFTDARTFDPLPPDGRRDHALAGFAALFGDAALEPIDYLDHCWSAEDFAPGGPTAAVPPGSWTTYGPWLRKPVDGIHWAGTETADKWTGFLDGAIRSGQRAADEVDRELSEAKS is encoded by the coding sequence GTGACCATCCCACCGAATGTTGACGCCGTCGTCGTGGGAGCCGGGTTCGCCGGCCTGGCTGCCGCTAGGGAACTGACCAAACGTGGCCGCGACGTGGTGGTGCTCGAGGGGCGCGACCGCGTCGGCGGCCGGTCGTCGACGGCGACCATCGCCGGCGTCCCGGTCGACCTGGGCGGGACATTCGTCGGGCCGACACAGGACGCGGTCGTCGCGCTGGCCGCCGAGCTGGGCTGCGACACCGTGCCCACCCACAGCCGCGGCAAGAACCTCATCCGCTGGCGCGGCAAGGTGCGTGCCTATCGAAGCACCATCCCGCGACTGTCCATCCTCGAGCTTCTCGACGTGTCCCGCATCCAGTGGCGGTTCGAGCGGGTGTGCCGGCGGGTGCCGGTCGACAAACCGTGGACGTCGCCGATCGCCGAGACTCTCGACTCGAAGACGCTCGACCAATGGCTGCGCTACGTACACGCGAGCGCGGGCACGCGGGACCTGATGACGATCATGGCGCGGGTGACATGGGGCTGCGAGCCCGACGCGGTGTCGATGCTGCACGCGGTGCGCTACGTCAAGGCCGCGGGCGGACTCGGCCGCATGCTCGACGTCGAGGGCGGCGCCCAGCAGGACCGGTTCCCCGGCGGCACCCAGCAGATCGCGGTGCGCATGGCGCAGGAGCTGGGACCGCGGGTGGTCCTGGACGCGGTGGTCCGCAGCATCGAGCGGCACTCCGACGGCACGTTGGCCGTGACGTCGGACAAGGGCACCGTGACTGCGCGGGCCGTCATCGTCGCCATCCCGCCCGAACACCGTGCAGGCATCACGTTCCTGCCGGAACTGCCCCCCGAATACGGCAAGCTCGCCCAGCACTGGCCGCAGGGAAACCTGAGCAAGGCGTACGTCGCCTACGAGACACCGTTCTGGCGGGCCAACGGCTGCTCGGGCGAGGCGCTGTCCGACGAAGGCCCGGTCTTCATCACGTTCGACGTCAGTCCCAGTGATGACGGACCGGGGATCTTGCTGGGGTTCACCGATGCGCGGACGTTCGACCCGCTGCCCCCGGACGGCAGGCGCGACCATGCACTCGCCGGTTTCGCCGCGCTGTTCGGCGACGCCGCGCTCGAGCCCATCGACTATCTCGATCACTGCTGGAGCGCAGAGGACTTCGCGCCGGGCGGCCCGACAGCGGCGGTCCCGCCGGGCTCGTGGACGACATACGGACCGTGGCTGCGCAAACCCGTCGACGGTATCCATTGGGCCGGAACAGAAACCGCCGACAAGTGGACGGGCTTTCTCGATGGCGCCATCCGGTCCGGACAGCGCGCGGCCGACGAGGTGGACCGGGAGCTGTCTGAGGCTAAGAGCTGA
- the htpG gene encoding molecular chaperone HtpG, whose amino-acid sequence MTAHVEQLEFQAEARQLLDLMVHSVYSNKDSFLRELISNASDALDKLRLEALRNKDLDVDTSDLHIELEVDNAARTLTVRDNGIGMTRDEVVDLIGTLAKSGTGELRQQLREAQKAAASEELIGQFGIGFYSTFMVADKVELLTRKAGESGATRWVSSGEATYTIESVDDAPHGTSVTMHLKPVDAEDELHDYASEAKLRELVKKYSDFIAWPIRMQVERRTPAAEEGGEESVTVETQTLNSMKALWAKSKDEVSEDEYKEFYKHIAHAWDDPLEVIAMKAEGTFEYQALLFIPSHAPFDMFTRDAKIGVQLYVKRVFVMGDCDQLMPTYLRFIKGVVDAQDMSLNVSREILQQDRQLTAIRRRLTKKVLSTVKSIQSERPEDYRTFWAQFGTVLKEGLMSDFENQDALLRISSFASTNSDDELTTLTEYVERMKDGQEQIFYATGQSREQLLKSPHLEAFKAKGYEVLLLTDAVDEIWVGSVAEFDGKPLQSVAKGEVDLDSEEEKAQHAAEREEQEKDFADLFTWLKETLSDHVKDVRLSTRLTESPACLITDTYGMTPALARIYKASGQAVPVSKRILELNPKHSLVTALQQAHKSGSDAERLAETAELLYGTALLAEGDVPDDPAKFAAQLAERLARTV is encoded by the coding sequence ATGACTGCACACGTCGAACAGCTGGAGTTTCAGGCGGAGGCACGCCAACTGCTGGATCTGATGGTCCACTCGGTGTACTCCAACAAGGATTCGTTTCTGCGGGAACTGATCTCGAACGCGTCCGATGCGCTGGACAAGCTTCGGTTGGAAGCTCTGCGGAACAAGGACCTGGATGTCGACACCTCCGACCTCCACATCGAGCTCGAGGTGGACAACGCGGCGCGTACCCTCACGGTCCGCGACAACGGCATCGGGATGACACGCGACGAGGTCGTGGACCTGATCGGCACCCTTGCCAAGTCGGGCACGGGCGAGCTGCGGCAACAGTTGAGGGAGGCCCAGAAGGCGGCCGCCTCGGAGGAACTGATCGGCCAGTTCGGCATCGGTTTCTATTCGACGTTCATGGTGGCCGACAAGGTCGAACTGCTGACCCGCAAGGCCGGCGAGAGCGGGGCGACCCGCTGGGTGTCCAGTGGCGAGGCCACCTACACGATCGAATCCGTCGATGACGCCCCGCACGGCACGTCGGTCACGATGCACCTCAAACCCGTAGACGCAGAGGACGAGCTTCACGACTACGCGTCCGAGGCGAAGCTGCGGGAGTTGGTGAAGAAGTACTCCGACTTCATCGCCTGGCCTATCCGGATGCAGGTGGAGCGTCGTACCCCGGCCGCCGAGGAGGGCGGCGAGGAAAGCGTCACCGTCGAAACGCAGACCCTCAACTCGATGAAGGCGCTGTGGGCCAAGTCCAAGGACGAGGTGTCCGAGGACGAGTACAAGGAGTTCTACAAGCACATCGCACACGCCTGGGACGATCCTCTCGAGGTCATCGCGATGAAGGCCGAGGGCACCTTCGAGTACCAGGCGCTGCTGTTCATCCCGTCGCACGCACCGTTCGACATGTTCACCCGTGACGCCAAGATCGGGGTACAGCTGTACGTCAAACGCGTCTTCGTGATGGGCGACTGCGATCAACTGATGCCGACGTACCTGCGGTTCATCAAGGGCGTCGTCGACGCACAGGACATGTCGCTCAACGTCTCTCGCGAAATCCTGCAGCAGGATCGGCAGCTCACGGCGATCCGTCGCCGGCTGACCAAGAAGGTCCTTTCGACGGTGAAGAGCATCCAGTCCGAGCGACCAGAGGACTACCGCACGTTCTGGGCGCAGTTCGGCACGGTTCTCAAAGAGGGCCTGATGTCGGACTTCGAAAACCAGGACGCGCTGCTGCGCATCTCGTCGTTCGCATCGACGAACAGCGACGACGAACTCACCACGCTCACCGAATACGTCGAGCGCATGAAAGACGGTCAGGAACAGATCTTCTACGCGACCGGACAGTCGCGCGAGCAACTGCTGAAGTCGCCGCACCTGGAGGCATTCAAGGCCAAGGGCTACGAGGTACTGCTGCTCACCGATGCGGTCGACGAGATCTGGGTGGGATCGGTGGCCGAGTTCGACGGCAAGCCGCTGCAGTCGGTCGCCAAGGGTGAGGTGGACCTCGACTCCGAAGAGGAGAAGGCGCAGCACGCCGCCGAACGTGAAGAGCAGGAAAAGGATTTCGCCGACCTGTTCACGTGGCTGAAGGAGACCCTCAGTGATCACGTCAAGGACGTCCGGTTGTCGACCCGACTCACCGAGTCACCAGCATGTCTGATCACCGACACCTATGGAATGACACCTGCGCTCGCACGCATCTACAAGGCGTCCGGGCAGGCGGTTCCGGTCTCCAAGCGGATCCTCGAACTCAACCCGAAACACTCCCTCGTCACCGCCCTGCAGCAGGCGCACAAGTCAGGCAGCGACGCGGAGCGGCTGGCGGAGACAGCGGAATTGCTCTATGGGACAGCCCTTCTCGCCGAAGGCGACGTTCCAGATGATCCGGCGAAGTTCGCCGCACAGCTCGCCGAGCGGCTGGCCCGCACCGTGTGA
- a CDS encoding glycosyltransferase, with amino-acid sequence MRFVLACWGSRGDVEPSLAVACELSRRGHDVRMAVPPDLVRFVEAAGVAGVPYGPAVEAFLNEDFVRNLWSKFFRNPVGLLRELYGMPIRHWDEVNATLLSLADGADLLSTAINFEPAAANIAEYYNIPLISMHHFPLRPNGQILQSLPSPLVRTGSTLSEWMFWRATRKTENTQRHALGLPTATRRSPRRIAEHRWLEIQGYDAVCVPGLAVEWAKWNGQRPFVGPLTMQLSTESDREVAEWIGAGPPPICFATGSIPVESPAETLAMIATACAQLGQRGLVCAGGTDYGDIRPPDDIKVVGPVNYAEVFPACRAIVHHGGSGTTAASLRAGVPALILWSSADQPFWGNQLKRLRVGTARSLTATTAQTMVADLRQILDPEYAVRAQHLATQLTKPADSISRATDLFEDAARRKAR; translated from the coding sequence ATGAGATTTGTCCTGGCATGCTGGGGAAGTCGCGGCGACGTCGAGCCTTCCTTGGCAGTCGCGTGTGAACTGTCCCGCCGAGGCCACGATGTGCGCATGGCCGTGCCGCCCGACCTGGTGCGATTTGTCGAGGCTGCCGGCGTGGCGGGGGTGCCCTACGGACCAGCGGTCGAGGCATTTCTCAATGAAGATTTCGTCCGCAATTTATGGTCGAAGTTTTTCCGCAACCCCGTCGGGTTGCTGCGCGAACTGTATGGAATGCCGATCCGGCATTGGGACGAGGTCAACGCGACGCTTCTGTCGTTGGCCGACGGCGCCGATCTGCTATCGACCGCGATCAATTTCGAGCCGGCTGCCGCCAATATCGCCGAGTACTACAACATTCCACTGATCTCGATGCACCACTTCCCATTACGCCCGAACGGACAGATCCTTCAGTCGCTGCCGTCGCCGTTGGTCCGCACCGGGAGCACGCTCTCGGAGTGGATGTTCTGGCGGGCGACGCGGAAAACGGAGAACACTCAGCGCCACGCGCTGGGATTACCCACGGCGACACGTCGGTCGCCGCGACGAATCGCCGAACACCGGTGGTTGGAAATCCAGGGCTACGACGCCGTCTGCGTGCCCGGACTGGCAGTCGAATGGGCGAAGTGGAACGGTCAAAGACCCTTCGTCGGCCCGCTGACCATGCAACTGAGCACAGAGTCCGATCGTGAGGTGGCTGAATGGATTGGCGCGGGACCACCGCCGATCTGCTTCGCCACCGGCAGCATCCCTGTCGAGTCGCCAGCCGAGACCTTGGCGATGATCGCCACAGCCTGCGCACAACTAGGGCAACGAGGATTGGTGTGCGCGGGCGGGACCGACTACGGCGACATTCGACCCCCAGACGACATCAAAGTGGTGGGGCCGGTCAACTATGCCGAAGTGTTCCCAGCTTGCCGCGCGATCGTTCACCACGGTGGTTCAGGCACTACTGCAGCAAGTCTGCGCGCGGGTGTTCCGGCCCTGATCCTATGGAGCTCAGCCGATCAGCCATTTTGGGGAAACCAACTCAAGAGACTGCGGGTCGGCACCGCCCGGAGCCTGACGGCCACCACCGCCCAGACCATGGTCGCGGACCTTCGCCAGATCCTGGACCCGGAATACGCTGTCCGAGCGCAACACCTGGCGACCCAACTGACCAAGCCCGCCGACAGCATTTCGCGAGCTACCGACCTCTTCGAAGACGCCGCCCGTCGCAAAGCGCGATGA
- a CDS encoding alpha/beta fold hydrolase, protein MGVSVAQRGRSGTRRFAAAEALGRGRSIGIRAKDGIRLHAEVFGPEDGYPVVLAHGITCALRVWAYQIADLAKDHRVIAFDHRGHGRSAVPARRSGYSLDCLAGDVDAVLEATLKPGERAVIAGHSMGGIAISSWAERYPERVSERVDAVALINTTTGDLLRHVQFLPVPPQLAAARVRAAGTLLKTFGATPLLRAADIPGRRFLSALAVGRDADPAIAEFVFELFNGTSPAGRGGWARALVDSVGTHQHIGLTNLSVPTLVIGSEKDRLLPMVSARRIAKEVPNLAQFVELSGGHCAILERPEAVNKHLRWLIDSATEERRVSS, encoded by the coding sequence ATGGGAGTGTCCGTGGCTCAACGAGGTCGATCGGGAACCAGACGGTTCGCCGCGGCGGAGGCGCTGGGCCGTGGCCGCAGCATCGGCATCCGCGCCAAGGACGGCATCCGGCTGCACGCCGAGGTCTTCGGGCCCGAGGACGGCTACCCCGTGGTGCTGGCGCACGGCATCACCTGCGCTCTTCGCGTGTGGGCCTATCAGATCGCCGACCTCGCGAAGGACCACCGCGTCATCGCCTTCGACCACCGCGGTCACGGCCGCAGCGCGGTGCCCGCCCGCCGCAGCGGCTACAGCCTCGACTGCCTGGCAGGTGACGTCGACGCGGTGCTCGAGGCGACGCTGAAGCCGGGGGAGCGCGCTGTGATCGCCGGCCACTCGATGGGCGGGATCGCGATCTCGTCGTGGGCCGAGCGGTATCCCGAGCGGGTGTCGGAGCGCGTCGACGCGGTCGCGCTGATCAACACCACAACCGGTGATCTGCTGCGGCATGTGCAGTTCCTGCCGGTACCGCCTCAGCTGGCCGCCGCCAGGGTGCGTGCCGCCGGAACATTGCTGAAAACCTTTGGTGCGACACCGCTTCTGCGGGCCGCCGACATTCCCGGTCGACGATTCCTGTCGGCCCTGGCAGTCGGTCGCGATGCCGATCCGGCGATCGCGGAATTCGTCTTCGAACTGTTCAACGGCACGTCCCCCGCGGGCCGCGGCGGATGGGCTCGCGCGCTGGTCGATTCGGTGGGCACACACCAGCACATCGGACTGACGAATCTCTCGGTGCCGACGCTGGTGATCGGCAGCGAGAAGGACCGGTTGTTGCCGATGGTATCGGCGCGCCGAATCGCCAAGGAGGTACCGAATCTCGCGCAGTTCGTCGAACTGTCCGGCGGTCACTGCGCGATCCTCGAGCGACCGGAGGCGGTCAACAAGCACCTGCGCTGGCTGATCGACTCGGCCACCGAGGAGCGCCGGGTCAGCTCTTAG
- a CDS encoding NADPH:quinone oxidoreductase family protein, which yields MRAIQIATLDGPQAAKLVEIDEPAGDGAVLIDVHAAGVAFPDALQSRGLYQYKPDMPYTPGAEIAGVVRSAPEDAHVSAGDRVCGLTMLCGAMAEVVALPPDRVFKLPDSVSFEAGAGLLFNDLTMHHALRTRGRLAEGETVLVHGAAGGIGTSTLRLAPVWGASRTIAVVSTEDKIAVAKDAGATDVVLADGFKDAVKELTGGRGVDIVVDPVGGDRFTDSLRSLAPGGRLLVIGFTGGEIPTVKVNRLLLNNVDAVGVGWGAWAGTHPGYLLEQWAELEPLLASGKVSAPTPEIYPLERAADAIASLEDRSAKGKVVVAVR from the coding sequence ATGCGTGCGATACAGATAGCCACTCTCGACGGACCGCAAGCCGCGAAGCTCGTCGAGATCGACGAACCGGCAGGTGACGGCGCTGTCCTGATCGACGTGCACGCTGCGGGAGTGGCGTTTCCCGACGCGCTGCAGTCGCGCGGGCTCTACCAATACAAGCCGGACATGCCGTACACACCCGGCGCGGAGATCGCCGGCGTCGTGCGCAGCGCGCCCGAGGATGCGCACGTGTCGGCGGGTGACCGGGTGTGCGGCCTGACGATGTTGTGCGGGGCGATGGCGGAAGTCGTTGCGCTACCGCCGGATCGGGTGTTCAAACTCCCTGATTCGGTGTCGTTCGAGGCGGGAGCCGGCCTGCTGTTCAACGACCTGACCATGCATCACGCGCTGCGCACCCGGGGTCGCCTCGCCGAGGGCGAGACCGTTCTCGTCCACGGTGCGGCGGGCGGCATCGGGACGTCGACGCTGCGGCTGGCACCCGTGTGGGGCGCGTCGCGCACCATCGCCGTGGTCAGCACCGAGGACAAAATCGCAGTCGCCAAGGACGCGGGCGCAACGGATGTCGTGCTCGCCGACGGCTTCAAGGACGCGGTGAAGGAACTGACCGGTGGACGCGGTGTCGACATCGTCGTGGACCCCGTCGGCGGTGACCGGTTCACCGACTCTCTGCGCTCGCTCGCGCCGGGTGGACGACTGCTGGTGATCGGGTTCACCGGCGGAGAGATCCCCACCGTCAAGGTGAACCGGTTGCTGCTCAACAACGTCGACGCGGTCGGCGTCGGCTGGGGCGCCTGGGCCGGAACGCATCCGGGGTACCTGCTCGAGCAGTGGGCGGAGCTCGAGCCGCTGTTGGCGTCGGGCAAGGTGTCCGCGCCCACACCCGAGATCTACCCGCTGGAGCGCGCGGCCGATGCGATCGCCTCGCTGGAAGACCGCAGCGCCAAGGGCAAAGTCGTCGTCGCAGTGCGGTGA